AAGCTGAGATTTCGATGAAAATAGATGGTCATAATCATCAGTGTTTTTGATGTACTACCCACCTTGTATTCGTTGTTAAATACCGTAGAAAAGTCTTTGACGACGACATGTCTGACTATGCAAAAGATATGTTTGTAAAGTGAGGTGAAAAGCAATGTTGGTCAACAAAGCATACAAATTTCGTATTTACCCAAACAAAGAACAAGAAATCTTAATCGCAAAGACGATTGGTTGTTCTCGTTTCGTATATAATCACTTTTTAGCACGTTGGAACGATACATA
The DNA window shown above is from Litoribacterium kuwaitense and carries:
- a CDS encoding helix-turn-helix domain-containing protein; translated protein: MLVNKAYKFRIYPNKEQEILIAKTIGCSRFVYNHFLARWNDT